A section of the Armatimonadota bacterium genome encodes:
- a CDS encoding homoserine dehydrogenase, with protein sequence MLRIGLLGLGTVGSAVVRNLQAAGADLARRAGMPLVLHRVAVAHLDRPRPVPIERDLLTDDAWSVVRDPQVDVVVELIGGIEPARSYVLEALRLGKSVVTANKQLLANRGRELMEAAEASGVDLFFEGSVGGGIPIVRTIKESLAGDRITEIVGILNGTTNYILTRMGEEGLSFAEALSEAQRLGFAESDPTEDIEGHDAAAKLAILASAAFNSRVVRSDVHCEGISSITQREIAYTRQLGYTLKLIAHARDREGRIEAAVYPALLSSGHPLASVRYEFNGVWLRAEAAGELLVAGRGAGGDPTASAVLSDLVAVARNRRTKAHGRVPCTCFYDKPVVPRGEQETSACLVLRVVDRPGVFARIAAAFGEENVSLHSIVQQSRGEEADVLLRTHPAPERALRAVQARLHTMEVVRGSSPLLRVIE encoded by the coding sequence ATGCTGCGCATTGGGTTGCTGGGGCTGGGCACGGTCGGGAGCGCCGTGGTCCGGAACCTGCAGGCCGCGGGGGCGGACCTCGCGCGGCGGGCCGGCATGCCCCTGGTGCTGCACCGGGTGGCGGTGGCGCACCTGGACCGGCCCCGTCCGGTCCCCATCGAACGGGATCTCCTGACGGACGACGCGTGGTCGGTGGTGCGGGATCCCCAGGTGGACGTGGTGGTAGAGCTCATCGGAGGGATCGAGCCCGCCCGCAGCTACGTGCTGGAGGCCTTGCGGTTGGGGAAGTCCGTGGTCACCGCCAACAAGCAACTGCTGGCGAACCGCGGCCGTGAGCTGATGGAGGCCGCGGAGGCGAGCGGGGTGGACCTCTTCTTCGAGGGCAGCGTGGGGGGAGGCATCCCCATCGTGCGCACCATCAAGGAATCCCTGGCAGGCGACCGCATCACGGAGATCGTGGGCATCCTCAACGGCACCACGAACTACATCCTCACCCGGATGGGGGAGGAGGGACTGTCCTTCGCGGAGGCCCTGAGCGAGGCCCAGCGGTTGGGGTTCGCGGAGAGCGACCCCACGGAGGACATCGAGGGGCACGACGCTGCGGCGAAGCTCGCCATCCTCGCCTCCGCGGCCTTCAATAGCCGCGTGGTACGCAGCGACGTACACTGCGAGGGGATCTCCTCCATCACCCAACGGGAGATCGCGTACACCCGGCAGCTGGGCTACACCCTGAAGCTCATCGCGCACGCCCGCGATCGCGAGGGACGCATCGAGGCCGCGGTCTACCCCGCCCTCCTGTCCTCCGGGCACCCTCTGGCCTCCGTGCGGTACGAGTTCAACGGGGTCTGGCTGCGGGCGGAGGCGGCGGGGGAGCTGTTGGTGGCAGGCCGGGGTGCGGGGGGAGACCCCACGGCCTCTGCGGTGCTCTCAGACCTCGTGGCGGTGGCCCGGAATCGGCGGACGAAGGCCCACGGCCGGGTACCCTGCACCTGCTTCTACGACAAGCCCGTGGTCCCGAGGGGCGAGCAGGAAACCAGCGCATGCCTCGTGCTGCGGGTGGTGGATCGGCCCGGGGTATTCGCCCGCATTGCGGCTGCCTTCGGCGAGGAGAACGTGAGCCTGCACTCCATCGTGCAGCAGAGCCGTGGGGAAGAGGCGGACGTGTTGCTGCGAACCCATCCCGCTCCGGAGCGGGCCCTCCGGGCGGTGCAGGCGCGTCTGCACACCATGGAGGTGGTGCGGGGGAGCAGCCCCCTACTTCGGGTCATCGAGTGA
- the thrC gene encoding threonine synthase: MGDRPGIVSRGSVKPWPGILAAFRDRLPVTDRTPPLTLLEGNTPLIPSTALGPELGIELYFKWEGANPTGSFKDRGMVVAVAKAMEAGARGVICASTGNTAASAAAYAARAGLRCVVLLPKDAVAGGKLAQARMHGARVAFLPGGFDVALRLVRACAEVLPLAVVNSINPHRLEGQKTAAFEILQALGGPPDIVALPVGNAGNITAYWRGFCEARVEPRPAMWGFQAEGAAPLVLGHPVERPRTVASAIRIGNPASWQGALEAVRESGGRIAAVSDEEILRAQRRLATEEGLFVEPASAAAVAGLMRAAREGFLRSGRVVVAVLTGHGLKDPEAAERAPKPAPIEPTVEAVASLLQQGDWETGN, encoded by the coding sequence GTGGGCGATCGTCCTGGGATCGTATCCCGCGGCTCCGTGAAACCGTGGCCGGGGATCCTCGCGGCTTTCCGCGACCGGCTCCCCGTCACGGATCGGACTCCCCCCCTCACCCTCCTGGAGGGCAATACCCCCCTCATCCCCTCCACCGCCCTCGGGCCCGAACTCGGCATCGAGCTGTACTTCAAGTGGGAGGGCGCGAACCCCACGGGCTCCTTCAAGGACCGGGGCATGGTGGTGGCGGTGGCCAAGGCCATGGAGGCGGGCGCGCGCGGGGTGATCTGCGCTTCCACGGGGAACACCGCGGCCAGCGCGGCCGCGTACGCGGCCCGGGCGGGACTGCGGTGCGTGGTGCTCCTTCCGAAAGACGCGGTGGCGGGTGGGAAGCTGGCGCAGGCCCGTATGCACGGGGCCCGGGTCGCCTTCCTCCCGGGCGGGTTTGACGTGGCCTTGCGACTCGTGCGGGCCTGCGCGGAGGTGTTGCCCCTCGCGGTGGTGAACTCCATCAACCCGCACCGCCTGGAGGGACAGAAGACCGCGGCCTTCGAGATCCTCCAGGCCCTGGGAGGACCACCGGACATCGTGGCCCTTCCCGTGGGCAACGCGGGCAACATCACCGCCTACTGGCGCGGGTTCTGCGAGGCCCGGGTGGAACCGAGACCCGCCATGTGGGGGTTCCAGGCGGAGGGGGCTGCGCCCCTCGTCCTGGGACATCCCGTGGAACGTCCCCGGACCGTGGCGAGCGCCATCCGCATCGGGAATCCCGCCTCCTGGCAGGGGGCCCTGGAAGCCGTGCGGGAGTCGGGGGGACGCATCGCCGCGGTCAGCGACGAGGAGATCCTCCGGGCCCAGCGCCGGCTCGCCACGGAGGAGGGCCTCTTCGTGGAGCCCGCGTCCGCGGCCGCGGTGGCGGGATTGATGCGGGCGGCGCGGGAGGGATTTCTCCGGTCCGGGCGGGTGGTGGTGGCGGTGCTCACGGGGCACGGGCTCAAAGATCCGGAGGCCGCGGAGCGGGCCCCAAAGCCGGCTCCCATCGAGCCCACGGTGGAAGCCGTGGCGTCCCTGCTCCAGCAGGGGGATTGGGAAACCGGGAATTGA
- the pheA gene encoding prephenate dehydratase: protein MRRVAFQGEAGAYSEEAALQHFGPVKTVPRRTLREVFESVAGGTCEAGIVPVENSEAGSINETYDLLLEFHDRLTITGEISLRIAHCLLGVPGARLEGIRRVYSHPQALAQCEEFLRSLGVEPVPAYDTAGAARLVAARGEREEAAIASRRAADLYGLTVLAEDVHDNPLNTTRFLSIASQPVPRRDPSKTSVVFATEHRPGALYRALGAFAEEGLNLTKLESRPARNAVWEYVFYVDFEGHVDELRVQRALRRLEEQCRWAIVLGSYPAAP, encoded by the coding sequence ATGCGGCGGGTGGCCTTTCAGGGAGAGGCGGGCGCCTACAGCGAGGAGGCGGCCCTCCAGCACTTCGGCCCGGTCAAGACCGTACCCCGCCGCACCCTGCGGGAGGTCTTTGAGAGCGTGGCGGGCGGTACATGCGAGGCCGGGATCGTCCCCGTGGAGAACTCGGAGGCGGGCAGCATCAACGAGACCTACGACCTCCTCCTGGAGTTCCATGACCGGCTCACCATCACGGGAGAGATCTCCCTGCGCATCGCGCACTGCCTGCTGGGAGTCCCCGGTGCCCGCCTCGAGGGGATCCGCAGGGTCTACAGCCACCCGCAGGCTCTGGCGCAATGTGAGGAATTCCTTCGGAGCTTGGGGGTCGAGCCCGTCCCCGCTTACGACACCGCGGGGGCTGCCCGGCTGGTGGCCGCCCGGGGGGAGCGGGAGGAAGCCGCCATCGCCAGCCGGAGGGCTGCGGATCTATACGGGCTGACGGTCCTCGCGGAGGACGTCCACGACAACCCCCTGAACACCACCCGTTTCCTCAGCATCGCTTCCCAGCCCGTGCCGCGCCGGGATCCCAGCAAGACCTCCGTGGTGTTCGCCACGGAGCACCGCCCCGGGGCCCTTTACCGCGCCTTGGGCGCCTTCGCGGAAGAGGGCCTCAACCTCACGAAGCTGGAGTCCCGGCCGGCTCGGAATGCGGTGTGGGAGTACGTGTTCTACGTGGACTTCGAGGGACACGTGGACGAATTGCGGGTGCAGCGGGCCCTGCGCCGCTTGGAGGAACAGTGTCGGTGGGCGATCGTCCTGGGATCGTATCCCGCGGCTCCGTGA
- the proC gene encoding pyrroline-5-carboxylate reductase: MLERCTLGFVGAGNMAEALLVGLLSTERVSPERIWVANRANRERLHALAARYGIQTTEAKAELCARSDVLVLAVKPKDVPEVLEELAAYVSARHVLVSVVTGLTLQTLEQAFPGVPVVRTMPNTPTAIREGVTAFALGRHAGEEEARLVRELFGAVGKVVEVPESLMDAVTGLSGSGPAYVFFLVESLIEGGIRAGLDPQIARELVIQTVFGAACMLRDTGEDPTELRRKVTSPGGTTMAGMGVLEERDVRGAVVEAVQRAARRAQELRR, translated from the coding sequence ATGCTGGAACGGTGCACCCTCGGGTTCGTGGGGGCCGGGAACATGGCGGAGGCGCTCCTGGTGGGCCTGTTGAGCACGGAGCGCGTGAGCCCGGAGCGCATCTGGGTGGCAAACCGCGCGAACCGGGAGCGGTTACACGCCCTGGCGGCCCGCTATGGGATCCAGACGACGGAGGCCAAGGCCGAGCTCTGCGCCCGTTCGGACGTGTTGGTGCTCGCCGTGAAGCCCAAGGACGTCCCGGAGGTCCTCGAGGAGCTGGCGGCCTACGTATCCGCCCGTCACGTGCTGGTCTCCGTGGTGACCGGCCTCACCCTCCAGACCCTGGAGCAGGCCTTCCCGGGCGTTCCCGTGGTGCGGACCATGCCCAACACCCCCACCGCCATCCGCGAGGGGGTCACGGCCTTTGCCTTGGGACGCCACGCGGGGGAGGAGGAGGCGCGCCTGGTCCGGGAGTTGTTCGGCGCGGTGGGGAAGGTGGTGGAGGTCCCCGAGAGCCTCATGGACGCGGTGACCGGCCTCTCTGGGAGCGGCCCCGCATACGTCTTCTTCCTGGTGGAGAGCCTCATCGAGGGCGGGATCCGGGCGGGGTTGGATCCCCAGATCGCCCGGGAGCTGGTGATCCAGACCGTCTTCGGGGCCGCCTGCATGCTTCGGGACACCGGGGAGGATCCCACGGAGCTGCGCCGAAAGGTCACCTCCCCCGGAGGAACCACCATGGCGGGGATGGGAGTGCTGGAGGAGCGGGACGTCCGGGGCGCGGTGGTGGAGGCGGTCCAGCGGGCCGCCCGACGGGCCCAGGAGCTGCGGAGGTAG
- the rsfS gene encoding ribosome silencing factor, which yields MDARERALLAAHAAEEHKAEAVAVLDLRGQTLVADYFVICTGETAVQIRAITEAVEEAMRAAGAHLRHREGTEHARWVLLDYGDVVVHIFGPEERKYYRLERLWGEARVVRFGVPSTGPR from the coding sequence TTGGACGCACGGGAGCGCGCGTTGCTGGCCGCCCACGCGGCGGAGGAGCACAAGGCGGAGGCGGTGGCGGTGCTGGATCTCAGGGGGCAGACCCTGGTCGCGGACTACTTCGTCATCTGTACGGGAGAGACCGCGGTACAGATTCGGGCCATCACGGAGGCGGTGGAGGAGGCCATGCGGGCCGCGGGGGCGCACCTGCGGCACCGGGAGGGCACGGAGCATGCCCGCTGGGTTCTGCTGGACTACGGGGACGTGGTGGTGCACATCTTTGGGCCCGAGGAGCGGAAGTACTACCGACTCGAGCGCCTGTGGGGGGAAGCCCGGGTGGTGCGGTTCGGAGTGCCCTCCACCGGGCCGCGTTGA
- the nadD gene encoding nicotinate-nucleotide adenylyltransferase yields MARYGIMGGTFDPIHLGHLVTAEEARFQLRLDLVIFIPNRCPPHKDPSEVTDPEHRYLMTVLATATHPYFRVSREEIDRPGPSYTVDTIRAFRNRYPQDDLYYITGADAIGQILRGEWHQTEELLRMCEFIGASRPGYSIDRDLWQSSDIAREYRHRIHLLEIPALAISSTEIRRRVQEGRTIRYLVPEGVEQYILKHGLYNRTERRG; encoded by the coding sequence ATGGCACGGTACGGGATCATGGGCGGTACCTTTGATCCCATCCACCTGGGGCACCTGGTCACCGCGGAGGAGGCCCGGTTCCAGCTCCGGTTGGACCTCGTGATCTTCATCCCGAACCGCTGCCCGCCCCACAAGGACCCCTCGGAGGTGACGGACCCCGAGCACCGGTACCTCATGACGGTCCTCGCCACCGCCACCCACCCGTACTTCCGCGTCTCCCGGGAGGAGATCGATCGGCCGGGTCCCAGCTACACGGTGGACACCATCCGGGCCTTCCGGAACCGTTATCCGCAGGACGACCTGTACTACATCACGGGTGCGGATGCCATCGGGCAGATCCTGCGGGGAGAGTGGCACCAGACGGAGGAGCTCCTGCGCATGTGCGAGTTCATCGGGGCGAGCAGGCCCGGCTACAGCATTGACCGGGATCTGTGGCAGTCCAGCGACATCGCCCGGGAGTACCGACACCGGATCCACCTCCTGGAGATCCCGGCCCTGGCCATCTCCAGCACGGAGATCCGCAGGCGGGTCCAGGAGGGACGCACCATTCGGTACCTGGTGCCGGAGGGGGTAGAGCAGTACATCCTCAAGCACGGACTCTACAACCGCACCGAGAGGAGGGGGTAA
- the obgE gene encoding GTPase ObgE gives MFVDQARIYVRAGDGGAGCVSFRREKFVPKGGPDGGDGGKGGDVILRADEGLHTLVDFRYRRVFRARRGEHGQGGNRTGRSAPDLVIPVPAGTVVRDARTGEVLADLVRHGQEVVVARGGRGGRGNARFATPTRRAPRFAEPGGKGEERVLDLELRILADVGFVGFPNAGKSTLLARISAARPKIADYPFTTLHPHLGVVRVAEGASFVAADLPGLIEGAHRGAGLGHQFLRHVSRTRLLLFVLDLAAEDPLRAYEVLRAELRAYDPALAERPCAVALNKIDLPEARARVERVRAAFEARGISAYPISALTGEGVVPMVQALYARLREIPRREEEMESPGGNAQLEERKAARGG, from the coding sequence ATGTTCGTTGATCAGGCGCGCATCTACGTGAGGGCGGGGGACGGCGGGGCAGGCTGCGTGAGCTTCCGCCGGGAGAAGTTCGTGCCCAAGGGAGGCCCGGACGGCGGGGACGGGGGGAAGGGAGGAGACGTCATCCTCCGGGCGGACGAGGGGCTCCACACCCTGGTGGACTTCCGGTACCGCCGGGTCTTCCGGGCGAGGCGGGGGGAGCACGGGCAGGGGGGGAACCGGACGGGCCGGTCCGCGCCCGATCTCGTGATTCCCGTGCCCGCGGGAACCGTTGTGCGCGACGCCCGCACCGGCGAGGTCCTCGCGGACTTAGTGCGCCACGGCCAGGAGGTGGTGGTCGCCCGAGGGGGCCGGGGAGGACGCGGCAACGCCCGCTTCGCCACCCCCACCCGCCGGGCCCCCCGGTTCGCGGAGCCAGGGGGGAAGGGGGAGGAGCGGGTGCTGGACCTGGAGCTGCGGATCCTCGCGGATGTGGGGTTCGTGGGCTTCCCCAACGCGGGCAAGTCCACGCTGCTTGCCCGCATCTCCGCGGCCCGGCCGAAGATCGCGGACTACCCGTTTACCACCCTTCACCCCCATCTCGGAGTCGTTCGGGTTGCGGAGGGTGCTAGTTTCGTGGCCGCGGACCTCCCCGGACTCATCGAGGGCGCGCACCGGGGAGCCGGGCTGGGCCACCAGTTCCTCCGCCACGTCTCCCGCACCCGCCTGTTGCTGTTCGTCCTGGACCTGGCGGCGGAGGATCCCCTGCGCGCCTACGAGGTGCTGCGGGCGGAGCTGCGGGCTTATGATCCTGCCCTCGCGGAGCGGCCGTGCGCGGTGGCCCTGAACAAGATCGACCTTCCGGAAGCCCGGGCGCGGGTGGAGCGGGTCCGCGCGGCCTTCGAGGCGCGGGGGATCTCCGCTTACCCCATCTCCGCCCTCACGGGCGAGGGGGTTGTGCCCATGGTGCAGGCCCTGTACGCCCGGCTTCGGGAGATCCCGAGGAGGGAGGAGGAGATGGAATCTCCCGGGGGGAACGCTCAACTGGAGGAGAGGAAGGCGGCACGGGGAGGGTAG
- the rpmA gene encoding 50S ribosomal protein L27 — protein MAQKKAGGSSRNGRDSAGQRLGVKRFAGQYVTAGSILVRQRGTRFWPGRNVGIGKDDTLFALVDGVVVFEPRGRDRRQVSVLPVSPA, from the coding sequence ATGGCGCAGAAGAAGGCGGGCGGGAGCAGCCGGAACGGCCGCGACAGCGCGGGCCAGCGTCTGGGTGTGAAGCGGTTCGCGGGGCAGTACGTGACCGCGGGCAGCATCCTCGTGCGCCAGCGGGGAACCCGGTTCTGGCCCGGTCGGAACGTGGGCATCGGAAAGGACGACACCCTCTTCGCCCTCGTGGATGGGGTGGTGGTCTTCGAACCCAGAGGGCGGGACCGCCGCCAGGTCAGCGTTCTTCCCGTTTCCCCCGCGTGA
- the rplU gene encoding 50S ribosomal protein L21 produces MYAVIESGGKQVRVREGEVVRLEKLPGQAGDEVVLDRVLMLSDGETVVGSPFVEGARVVGRIVEQGRFPKILVFKFKPKVRYRRRLGHRQPYTAVRIERIEHGR; encoded by the coding sequence GTGTACGCGGTGATCGAGTCCGGGGGCAAGCAGGTCCGGGTTCGGGAGGGCGAGGTGGTCCGTCTGGAGAAGCTGCCCGGGCAGGCGGGAGACGAGGTGGTCCTAGATCGCGTGTTGATGCTCTCCGACGGGGAGACGGTGGTGGGAAGCCCCTTCGTGGAGGGGGCCCGGGTGGTGGGCCGGATCGTGGAACAGGGCAGGTTCCCCAAGATCCTCGTGTTCAAGTTCAAGCCGAAGGTCCGTTACCGTCGCCGGCTCGGGCACCGTCAGCCGTACACCGCGGTCCGCATCGAGCGCATCGAGCATGGGAGGTGA
- the purR gene encoding pur operon repressor has translation MARGSDARKAMDAVRRGATASPRLRRGERMLYIAHLLRAEPYKVHSLNVFMQMLGVAKSTISEDIAALRVAFQRFGLGRIETLAGAAGGVRYVPERDPRRIRAVAEELSAKLSTPYRLLPGGFLYTTDLLSTPSIVEQVGEAFATYFADRRPDVVLTMEVKGIPVAFMTARAFNVPLVTIRRAGRVTEGPAVTVNYLSGSSRMVQQMSLPLRAIREGQRVLFVDDFLRGGGTVRGMYDLMREFRAEVVGVGVFIASREPREKLVEDYFALLVFEGTDERGGPVVRPSDAVLALPA, from the coding sequence ATGGCCAGGGGATCGGACGCCCGGAAAGCCATGGATGCCGTGCGGAGGGGCGCGACGGCCTCCCCCCGCCTACGTCGGGGGGAGCGCATGCTGTACATCGCCCACCTGCTGCGGGCGGAGCCCTACAAGGTACACTCCCTGAATGTGTTCATGCAGATGCTGGGGGTCGCGAAGTCCACCATCAGCGAGGACATCGCGGCCCTGCGGGTGGCCTTTCAGCGGTTCGGGCTGGGGCGGATCGAGACCCTGGCGGGCGCCGCGGGGGGTGTGCGCTACGTCCCCGAGCGGGACCCCCGCCGCATCCGGGCGGTGGCGGAGGAGCTGAGCGCGAAGCTGAGTACCCCGTACCGCCTGTTGCCCGGCGGATTCCTGTACACCACCGATCTGCTCTCCACGCCCTCCATCGTGGAGCAGGTTGGGGAGGCGTTCGCCACGTACTTCGCCGATCGTCGGCCGGACGTGGTCCTGACCATGGAGGTCAAGGGGATCCCCGTGGCCTTCATGACCGCCCGGGCCTTCAACGTGCCCCTCGTGACCATCCGACGGGCGGGACGCGTCACGGAAGGCCCCGCGGTCACCGTCAACTACCTCTCGGGTTCCTCCCGGATGGTCCAGCAGATGAGCCTTCCCCTTCGGGCCATCCGGGAAGGCCAGCGGGTCCTGTTCGTGGACGATTTCCTGCGGGGGGGAGGGACGGTGCGGGGAATGTACGACCTCATGCGGGAGTTCCGCGCGGAGGTGGTGGGGGTCGGCGTGTTCATCGCCTCCCGGGAGCCACGGGAGAAGCTGGTGGAGGACTACTTCGCCCTCCTGGTGTTCGAGGGCACGGACGAGCGGGGAGGGCCGGTGGTCCGGCCAAGCGACGCGGTGCTTGCCCTTCCCGCCTGA
- a CDS encoding nucleotidyltransferase family protein, whose amino-acid sequence MRVDAVVLAGGGREPGLAEGLPNKAFLPIAGIPMVERVMRALRAAPEVGRIVLVGPAEIPEGAVDLCDLRIPETQDLLGNALAGLRALAPSPWVLLVASDLPLLTPQAVSEFLGRCREEGVEVYYPIVPREAVEASFPGLRKTYVRTVEGVFTGGGMVLVRPGILERLEPTIREVVEIRKNPARLASLFGPQYVVKYALGRLRIADVEERVRAIAGIRGKAVICHRPELAVDVDLNRPETLQRITQALGARPG is encoded by the coding sequence GTGAGGGTGGACGCGGTGGTCCTGGCAGGGGGAGGGCGGGAGCCGGGTCTCGCGGAGGGCCTTCCCAACAAAGCATTCCTTCCCATAGCCGGGATTCCCATGGTGGAGCGGGTGATGCGGGCCTTGCGCGCCGCTCCCGAGGTGGGGCGCATTGTCCTCGTGGGGCCTGCGGAGATCCCGGAGGGCGCAGTGGACCTGTGCGATCTCCGGATCCCGGAGACCCAGGATCTCCTGGGGAATGCCTTGGCGGGGCTGAGGGCGCTGGCCCCCTCTCCGTGGGTCCTCCTCGTGGCCTCGGATCTTCCGCTGCTTACCCCTCAGGCCGTCTCCGAGTTCCTCGGAAGGTGCCGGGAGGAGGGGGTGGAGGTGTACTACCCCATCGTCCCCCGGGAGGCGGTGGAGGCGTCGTTTCCGGGGCTCCGCAAGACCTACGTGCGGACGGTGGAAGGCGTGTTCACGGGCGGGGGGATGGTTCTCGTACGTCCGGGGATCCTCGAGCGCCTTGAACCCACGATCCGGGAGGTGGTGGAGATCCGGAAGAACCCGGCCCGGCTGGCAAGCCTGTTTGGACCTCAGTACGTGGTGAAGTACGCGCTCGGGCGGCTTCGCATCGCGGATGTGGAGGAGCGGGTCCGGGCGATCGCGGGGATCCGGGGCAAGGCGGTGATCTGCCATCGGCCGGAGCTCGCGGTGGACGTGGACCTGAACCGGCCGGAGACCCTTCAACGGATCACGCAGGCCCTTGGAGCCCGGCCGGGATAG
- the ispE gene encoding 4-(cytidine 5'-diphospho)-2-C-methyl-D-erythritol kinase, translated as MKELRLNAYAKINLTLDVLGRRPDGYHEIVTVLHALELHDTVILREAERGITVRCDHRAVPTDEQNLVFRTAQLLRDTYGVDRSIEIELHKHIPPASGLGGGSSDAAVTLLGLAQLWKLRLDGRELLTLAARIGSDVPFFLAGGAALATGRGERLQYLPTLPSTWVVLLCPDFGISTRWAYESLDREGVAHRPDTEGTIQALRAGDVRGVAARLSNVFTPVVCARYPLVAELLERLRGTGALGVSMTGTGPAVFGLFGEEATARGSAQVLSGTFPGQVILTRTFAELER; from the coding sequence GTGAAGGAGCTGCGGCTCAACGCCTACGCGAAGATCAACCTGACCCTGGACGTCCTCGGCCGGCGCCCGGACGGTTACCACGAGATCGTGACGGTTCTGCACGCCCTGGAACTCCACGACACCGTAATCCTGCGGGAAGCGGAGCGGGGCATCACGGTGCGGTGCGACCACCGGGCGGTCCCCACGGATGAGCAGAACCTCGTGTTCCGGACTGCCCAGCTGCTCCGGGACACCTACGGGGTGGACCGGAGCATCGAGATCGAGCTCCACAAGCACATCCCTCCCGCCTCCGGTCTTGGGGGCGGATCCTCGGATGCCGCGGTGACCCTTTTGGGGCTCGCGCAGCTGTGGAAGCTGCGGCTGGACGGACGGGAGCTTTTGACCCTGGCAGCCCGGATCGGCTCGGACGTCCCCTTCTTCCTGGCGGGGGGCGCCGCCCTGGCCACGGGGCGAGGGGAGCGGCTTCAGTACCTGCCGACCCTCCCGAGCACCTGGGTGGTGCTGCTCTGCCCGGACTTTGGCATCTCCACCCGGTGGGCCTATGAATCCCTGGACCGTGAAGGGGTCGCGCACCGCCCGGACACGGAGGGGACCATCCAGGCCCTGCGCGCAGGAGACGTCCGGGGTGTGGCGGCCCGGCTGAGCAACGTCTTCACGCCCGTGGTGTGCGCCCGGTACCCCCTGGTGGCGGAGCTCCTGGAGCGCCTGAGGGGCACGGGAGCCCTGGGGGTCTCCATGACCGGCACGGGGCCCGCGGTGTTCGGCCTGTTCGGGGAGGAGGCCACAGCCCGCGGCTCCGCCCAGGTCCTCTCCGGCACCTTCCCCGGGCAGGTGATCCTCACCCGGACCTTCGCGGAGCTGGAGCGGTGA
- a CDS encoding LCP family protein, with protein MPRALRARGNRGRTLRLLILLTPAALAGFLAWNLARSFSAAGIAFLLRPSGDPRFAWPLRVRDRVNVLLIGTDVTLNTRRQVVSNLARADTLILMSFDPHTRTAHFLSIPRDTRVYLPGHGPSKINASYAFGGVPLTVRAVEDLLGVRVHYYLKMGADSFARLVDAVGGVWVDVEQEMHYRDWWGGFSVDLKKGRQLLMGDQAMGYARFRMDALGDIGRVQRQQKVIRALFARMREPQTVLRFPQLLHWFHTRTHTNLNLQKVLALGWFLRGVGTDRVRTATLPGHFAPLFWEPDEPRVRALVLEMFYGVDPQAVAQTRVEVLNASEVPGMAREVAARLARMGFPVVRVDLAPRPRNQTAIISHRGDARLARAVRETLGTGALATRPTPVVHADLTVLVGRDYAHRRLLARRPVAP; from the coding sequence GTGCCGCGTGCCCTTCGAGCCCGTGGGAACCGGGGACGGACCCTCCGGTTGCTGATCCTCCTGACCCCGGCGGCCCTGGCGGGCTTCCTGGCCTGGAATCTGGCCCGGAGCTTCTCCGCCGCGGGAATTGCCTTCCTGCTGCGGCCCAGCGGGGACCCCCGGTTTGCCTGGCCCCTACGGGTCCGGGACCGCGTGAACGTCCTCCTGATCGGCACGGACGTCACCCTCAACACCCGTCGCCAGGTGGTCTCGAATCTGGCCCGGGCGGATACCCTGATCCTCATGTCCTTCGACCCGCACACCCGCACCGCGCATTTCCTCTCCATCCCCCGGGACACCCGGGTCTACCTCCCGGGCCACGGCCCCTCAAAGATCAACGCCTCGTACGCCTTTGGCGGCGTCCCCCTCACCGTCCGGGCCGTGGAGGATCTCCTGGGCGTCCGGGTCCACTACTACCTGAAGATGGGGGCGGACTCCTTCGCCCGACTCGTGGACGCGGTGGGGGGGGTGTGGGTGGACGTGGAGCAGGAGATGCACTACCGGGACTGGTGGGGGGGCTTCTCCGTGGACCTCAAAAAAGGGCGGCAGCTGCTTATGGGGGATCAGGCCATGGGCTACGCCCGCTTCCGCATGGATGCCCTGGGCGATATCGGGCGGGTCCAGCGTCAGCAGAAGGTGATCCGGGCCCTCTTCGCGCGGATGCGGGAGCCCCAGACCGTGCTCCGCTTCCCCCAGCTCCTCCACTGGTTCCACACCCGCACCCACACCAACCTCAACCTTCAGAAGGTCCTGGCCCTGGGCTGGTTCCTGCGCGGGGTTGGCACGGACCGTGTCCGTACCGCCACGCTGCCGGGCCACTTCGCCCCCCTGTTCTGGGAACCCGACGAACCCCGGGTACGCGCCCTGGTGCTGGAGATGTTCTACGGCGTGGATCCACAGGCGGTGGCGCAGACCCGGGTGGAGGTCCTGAACGCGAGCGAGGTGCCGGGCATGGCGCGGGAGGTGGCCGCGCGGCTTGCGAGGATGGGGTTCCCCGTGGTCCGGGTGGATCTCGCCCCCCGGCCCAGGAACCAGACCGCCATCATCTCCCACCGCGGCGACGCCCGCCTGGCCCGGGCGGTGCGGGAGACGCTGGGAACCGGAGCGCTCGCCACCCGACCCACCCCGGTCGTGCACGCGGACCTCACGGTGCTCGTGGGGAGGGACTACGCCCACCGTCGCCTCCTGGCCCGACGGCCCGTAGCGCCCTAG